Proteins from a single region of Corvus moneduloides isolate bCorMon1 chromosome 19, bCorMon1.pri, whole genome shotgun sequence:
- the ATAD5 gene encoding ATPase family AAA domain-containing protein 5 isoform X2 codes for MVGRVTVAAAAASPLLPGNDGDVQPCKKRREEDASVKTITRYFSPLAKPVDKALSSPKSNNILDYFKKTSATGNAAFPVGAGESKILLDADDKECKSSFKPTLKRKRKGKKVNLNNTLKETKESENDHEIEISSDDSGITTGLQRDSNDFIASCALVDQKCARESAEDNVQRENFPNTVSSRKNAKSFGCETKGSKNRVRKSRKRKHKVNIDLSESSSSENQMNEMCKKETEETNTVAECGDAIGDSSFEVDMDDGTSQVNNCTITVSFEDFLRSQGENNVEGDTKPAMDTSGTANEMDKSDSISDPEKCEESQQLPLRTVTVLAQVHSIPPKLSPLNKEQKGSRKIASIFLKQKGRVGEKESSPPLLDTDQTEQVAQKRKSNVVIEEEELELAVLETAGSDSLKPKCTLEEKHQFMKAFRQPTADVTKSGVKKAPGKQKQAAAKSSKEKEGSEDVIPSNKGLESGIREDYVDKHTHSKPKSNRTKPRRPRKVQKKGNRRKKASETKETDVSNTSNYNGEEDSGANVITVENILDVIIPSSPKVSELRRSLRQQKTKTSTNVTPKKPRAKSACSADELGGCPLETSTPKARRQSCKKSNIYRAEVIIVPFDGNSPIRMRFTRIKATTKSNKVEAMRKEESRSKNTKINSTSKNISKAKQLIEKAKAIQHNRSKVNEDSAPVRRSSRQRALAEKKKLEESDESVIILDSSVNSVTTTEQSVKEKKLRSLNDVLGKKSENLKVAKHSSGKLRYPPSCLGKNAQNSAGEPVVIFDESSQDASENSQDDDQFRAKREFLMSGLPELLKRQIAKKAAAMEAYSLASSCFKTVVHVQQKDECSPMWKLQSPSCPVLTKLRELSTEVTNITKIPLSLGEFSTVNSKRTGSCSAPVLSGHRPAFPDVFKKDLLDEIVSSNSQFPVRKYYYRFLKKQTEHLALENSAQESRDGPANLDVIQKQPDNWKEMKRKRKETEDRKSKRRKQLESTETEMKSRVPRNLIPPVSGEKKAETGQATHLEKNKTQKPDGVTEDTECLSDPSAPSGVEKEDMLWTEKYQPQDSRELVGNRKEIERLHSWLKEWKKRADLEEKRHQKREKEDKEQEDSLSSLDFKDSKSDIEEEITLCNTVLITGPPGVGKTAAVYACAQELGFKIFEVNASCQRSGRQILSQLKEATQSHQVDKKGVNAHKPCFFNSCSTKSPKKMYSPKKVISPRKPPLSPKGVGLQRSLPPKTLANYFKISAKHKGNNEEATSEEKNRGNTQNSLEVKKDAQIKSINKEEGGEHNRKSATSLILFEEVDIIFDEDAGFLSAIKTFMATAKRPVILTTNDPTFSLMFDGYFEEINFKTPSLINSVSYLQALCLAENLRTDVKDLAALLATNNCDIRQSVLYLQFWVRSGGGCLKEKRLAPCEGEGTRNADNVIDPPKCNDSKADFSQADDAHLQEFPKCDTGCVETLLGLKNILLPSEDLFTFLKCKFFQTSLKPQSLYLKRLL; via the exons ATGGTGGGCAGGGTCACCGTGGCCGCGGCGGCCgcctcccccctcctccccggGAACGACGGCGACGTTCAG CCATGCAAGAAGCGGCGAGAGGAAGATGCTTCTGTAAAAACAATCACAAGGTATTTTTCACCATTAGCAAAACCAGTGGATAAAGCATTGTCATCACCAAAATCCAACAATATCTTGgactattttaaaaagacatctGCAACTGGGAATGCTGCATTCCCAGTTGGAGCTGGAGAAAGTAAAATACTGTTGGATGCTGATGACAAAGAGTGTAAATCATCTTTCAAGCCAACTTTAAAGCggaagagaaaagggaagaaagttaatttaaataatacgctaaaagaaacaaaagaatcTGAGAATGACCATGAAATAGAAATTAGTAGTGATGACAGCGGAATAACTACAGGACTGCAACGAGACAGTAATGACTTTATTGCTTCTTGTGCTCTAGTGGACCAAAAATGTGCAAGAGAATCAGCAGAAGATAATGTGCAAAGAGAGAACTTCCCAAACACTGTCTCCtccagaaaaaatgcaaaaagcttTGGTTGTGAAACAAAGGGATCAAAAAATAGGGTaagaaaatcaaggaaaaggaagcacAAAGTAAATATTGATTTGTCTGAAAGCTCTTCATCAGAAAACCAGATGAATGAAATGTgtaaaaaggaaactgaagagACAAATACAGTAGCAGAGTGTGGTGATGCTATTGGTGATTCCAGTTTTGAGGTTGATATGGATGATGGGACATCCCAGGTAAATAATTGTACAATAACAGTGTCATTTGAGGACTTCTTGAGAAGTCAGGGAGAAAATAATGTTGAAGGAGACACAAAGCCAGCAATGGACACTTCTGGTACAGCAAATGAAATGGACAAAAGTGATAGTATTAGTGACCCAGAAAAGTGTGAGGAGTCTCAACAGCTGCCACTCCGAACAGTGACTGTCCTTGCACAAGTTCATTCCATTCCCCCCAAATTATCTCCATTAAATAAGGAGCAAAAAGGCTCTAGGAAAATAGCTTCCATTTTTTTGAAGCAGAAGGGACGTGtaggggaaaaagaaagcagcccACCCCTCTTGGACACTGACCAAACTGAACAGGTggctcagaaaagaaaatccaatgTCGTTATTGAGGAAGAAGAATTGGAGCTGGCTGTACTGGAGACTGCAGGATCGGATTCTCTGAAGCCAAAATGTACTCTGGAAGAAAAGCATCAGTTTATGAAGGCTTTTAGACAACCAACAGCAGATGTAACAAAAAGTGGAGTTAAAAAGgcacctggaaaacaaaagcaagctGCTGCAAagtcttcaaaagaaaaagaaggatcTGAAGATGTCATTCCTTCAAATAAAGGATTGGAAAGTGGGATACGAGAAGATTATGTGGACAAACACACACATTCTAAACCTAAAAGCAATAGAACTAAACCCAGAAGACCTAGGAAGgttcagaaaaaaggaaacagaaggaagaaagctTCAGAAACTAAGGAAACTGATGTCTCAAACACTAGCAATTATAATGGAGAAGAGGATTCAGGTGCTAATGTTATTACTGTGGAAAACATCTTAGATGTAATAATTCCATCAAGTCCAAAAGTGAGTGAGTTAAGGAGGAGTTTAAGGcagcagaaaaccaaaacatcaaCAAATGTTACACCTAAAAAGCCCAGGGCTAAAAGTGCCTGTTCTGCAGATGAATTAGGCGGCTGCCCATTAGAGACTTCCACCCCAAAAGCACGCCGGCAATCCTGCAAGAAAAGCAACATATACAGAGCTGAGGTGATTATTGTGCCCTTTGATGGAAACAGCCCAATAAG AATGAGGTTTACACGTATCAAAGCAACTACAAAATCAAATAAAGTTGAAGCAATGAGAAAGGAAGAGTCTCGCTCCAAAAACACAAAG ATAAATTCCACTTCTAAAAACATAtccaaagcaaagcagctgatTGAAAAAGCAAAGGCTATACAGCATAACAGATCAAAAGTGAATGAAGACTCAGCTCCCGTAAGGCGCTCGTCTCGGCAGCGAGCTcttgctgagaagaaaaaattagaagaaagtGAT GAATCAGTAATAATTCTAGATTCAAGTGTGAATAGTGTCACTACTACAGAGCAGAgtgtgaaggaaaagaaacttcgGAGCTTAAATGATGTTTTGGGGAAGAAGTCTGAAAACTTGAAGGTTGCGAAGCATTCCAGCG gGAAACTGAGATATCCACCTTCCTGCCTAGGCAAAAATGCTCAAAACTCTGCAGGTGAACCAGTCGTGATCTTTGATGAAAGCAG CCAAGATGCATCTGAAAATTCTCAAGATGATGATCAGTTCAGAGCAAAACGTGAATTCCTGATGAGTGGATTGCCAGAATTACTGAAAAGGCAGATtgcaaagaaagcagcagcaatggaAGCATACTCTCTTGCAAGTTCCTGTTTTAAGACTGTTGTCCATGTACAGCAGAAGGATGAGT GTTCTCCAATGTGGAAACTGCAATCACCATCATGCCCTGTATTAACTAAGCTGAGGGAACTGAGTACTGAAGTCACCAACATCACAAAAATCCCTCTCTCACTTGGTGAATTTTCCACTGTGAATTCAAAACGAACTGGAAGTTGTTCTGCACCTGTG CTTTCAGGCCACCGACCAGCTTTTCCTGATGTATTCAAGAAAGATTTGCTAGATGAGATCGTGTCTTCTAATTCTCAATTTCCAGTGAGAAAATACTACTACAGGTTcctgaaaaagcaaacagaacacTTGGCTTTGGAAAACAGTGCACAAG aaAGCAGAGATGGCCCTGCAAATCTTGATGTAATTCAGAAACAACCTGACAATTGGAaggaaatgaagaggaaaaggaaagaaacagaagaccgcaaatcaaaaagaagaaaacaacttGAAAGtacagagacagaaatgaaaTCAAGAGTTCCCCGGAATCTTATTCCTCCCgtatctggagaaaaaaaagcagagacaggacaagccacacatttggaaaaaaacaagaccCAGAAACCAGATGGTGTGACAGAAGACACTGAGTGTTTATCAGATCCAAGTGCACCTTCAG gtGTGGAAAAGGAAGACATGCTCTGGACAGAAAAATATCAGCCTCAAGATTCCAGAGAACTTGTAGGGAACAGGAAAGAGATTGAAAGGCTACACAG TTGGttaaaagaatggaaaaagagagctgatttggaagaaaaacgacatcagaaaagggaaaaggaggacaAAGAGCAAGAAG ATTCTTTAAGCAGCCTTGACTTTAAAGATAGTAAATCTGATATTGAGGAAGAGATAACCCTTTGCAATACAGTTCTGATAACTGGCCCACCAGGAGTGGGGAAGACTGCTGCAGTGTATGCTTGTGCTCAGGAGCTTGGGTTTAAG ATATTTGAAGTCAATGCCTCTTGCCAGCGTAGTGGGAGACAGATACTGTCCCAGCTGAAAGAAGCTACTCAGTCTCATCAAGTGGACAAAAAAGGTGTTAATGCACACAAGCCTTGCTTTTTTAACAGTTGTAGCACCAAGTCACCAA aaaaaatgtattctCCAAAGAAAGTTATTTCTCCAAGAAAACCGCCACTGTCACCAAAAGGAGTAGGATTACAACGAAGCTTGCCCCCTAAAACACTTGCAAACTACTTCAAAATTTCTGCCAAACATAAAGGTAATAATGAAGAAGCaacatctgaagaaaaaaatagag GAAATACTCAGAATTCACTGGAAGTAAAGAAAGATGCTCAAATTAAGTCAATAAacaaagaagaaggaggagaacaCAACAGGAAAAGTGCAACATCTCTCATTCTTTTTGAAGAG GTGGATATAATATTTGATGAAGATGCAGGATTTCTAAGTGCAATAAAGACATTCATGGCAACTGCAAAGCGACCTGTAATTCTTACCACCAATG ATCCAACATTCAGCTTAATGTTTGATGGCTATTTTGAAGAAATCAACTTTAAAACCCCTTCCTTG ATAAACTCTGTGAGCTATCTCCAAGCTCTGTGCCTGGCTGAGAACCTACGGACAGATGTGAAAGACCTGGCTGCTCTCCTAGCCACAAATAACTGCGATATCAGACAAAGTGTTCTGTACTTACAATTCTGGGTTAGAAGTGGAGGTGGATGCTTGAAAGAGAAGCGTTTGGCACCTTGTG AAGGAGAAGGGACAAGGAATGCAGATAATGTCATTGATCCTCCAAAGTGTAATGATTCCAAGGCGGATTTTTCTCAAGCTGATGACGCACATCTTCAGGAGTTTCCAAAATGTGATACAGGCTGTGTAGAGACGTTGCTTGGCCTTAAGAATATCCTGTTGCCTTCAGAAGATTTGTTTACATTTCTTAAG TGCAAGTTCTTTCAAACCAGTCTGAAGCCTCAAAGCCTATACTTGAAAAGACTACTATAG
- the ATAD5 gene encoding ATPase family AAA domain-containing protein 5 isoform X1, giving the protein MVGRVTVAAAAASPLLPGNDGDVQPCKKRREEDASVKTITRYFSPLAKPVDKALSSPKSNNILDYFKKTSATGNAAFPVGAGESKILLDADDKECKSSFKPTLKRKRKGKKVNLNNTLKETKESENDHEIEISSDDSGITTGLQRDSNDFIASCALVDQKCARESAEDNVQRENFPNTVSSRKNAKSFGCETKGSKNRVRKSRKRKHKVNIDLSESSSSENQMNEMCKKETEETNTVAECGDAIGDSSFEVDMDDGTSQVNNCTITVSFEDFLRSQGENNVEGDTKPAMDTSGTANEMDKSDSISDPEKCEESQQLPLRTVTVLAQVHSIPPKLSPLNKEQKGSRKIASIFLKQKGRVGEKESSPPLLDTDQTEQVAQKRKSNVVIEEEELELAVLETAGSDSLKPKCTLEEKHQFMKAFRQPTADVTKSGVKKAPGKQKQAAAKSSKEKEGSEDVIPSNKGLESGIREDYVDKHTHSKPKSNRTKPRRPRKVQKKGNRRKKASETKETDVSNTSNYNGEEDSGANVITVENILDVIIPSSPKVSELRRSLRQQKTKTSTNVTPKKPRAKSACSADELGGCPLETSTPKARRQSCKKSNIYRAEVIIVPFDGNSPIRMRFTRIKATTKSNKVEAMRKEESRSKNTKINSTSKNISKAKQLIEKAKAIQHNRSKVNEDSAPVRRSSRQRALAEKKKLEESDESVIILDSSVNSVTTTEQSVKEKKLRSLNDVLGKKSENLKVAKHSSGKLRYPPSCLGKNAQNSAGEPVVIFDESSQDASENSQDDDQFRAKREFLMSGLPELLKRQIAKKAAAMEAYSLASSCFKTVVHVQQKDECSPMWKLQSPSCPVLTKLRELSTEVTNITKIPLSLGEFSTVNSKRTGSCSAPVLSGHRPAFPDVFKKDLLDEIVSSNSQFPVRKYYYRFLKKQTEHLALENSAQESRDGPANLDVIQKQPDNWKEMKRKRKETEDRKSKRRKQLESTETEMKSRVPRNLIPPVSGEKKAETGQATHLEKNKTQKPDGVTEDTECLSDPSAPSGVEKEDMLWTEKYQPQDSRELVGNRKEIERLHSWLKEWKKRADLEEKRHQKREKEDKEQEDSLSSLDFKDSKSDIEEEITLCNTVLITGPPGVGKTAAVYACAQELGFKIFEVNASCQRSGRQILSQLKEATQSHQVDKKGVNAHKPCFFNSCSTKSPKKMYSPKKVISPRKPPLSPKGVGLQRSLPPKTLANYFKISAKHKGNNEEATSEEKNRGNTQNSLEVKKDAQIKSINKEEGGEHNRKSATSLILFEEVDIIFDEDAGFLSAIKTFMATAKRPVILTTNDPTFSLMFDGYFEEINFKTPSLINSVSYLQALCLAENLRTDVKDLAALLATNNCDIRQSVLYLQFWVRSGGGCLKEKRLAPCEGEGTRNADNVIDPPKCNDSKADFSQADDAHLQEFPKCDTGCVETLLGLKNILLPSEDLFTFLKHKITTMEELNKLMQLLTEFQMKHVDFVYSNLDLILPLPVQVLSNQSEASKPILEKTTIVSPKNRSTKSSCCGKSSPGKRSKKTKTQKRLEILDDSDLFDTELNYSAEFITLPSDSPKSCAEMNKKESKLLVHKEQKEVKTSASEKRSAVVFPCLNSLTELVENMSFLDCCVNTNTREPLEFSKIEEFHWTNARIRNGLCDEFSIENTDWWSSQSCSEIKAAIEALSFTKSSVNISQNLESFLSTSKTPESDQLTGLTLPVSNTRNGIAFSQSADSSTHKKAQKRLAVIKTVFSRSPLNLGNKQASTLEYLPTLRSICRSEKLKEQGKTKRRFLHYLEGIHLDIPRQVINGLSLDFP; this is encoded by the exons ATGGTGGGCAGGGTCACCGTGGCCGCGGCGGCCgcctcccccctcctccccggGAACGACGGCGACGTTCAG CCATGCAAGAAGCGGCGAGAGGAAGATGCTTCTGTAAAAACAATCACAAGGTATTTTTCACCATTAGCAAAACCAGTGGATAAAGCATTGTCATCACCAAAATCCAACAATATCTTGgactattttaaaaagacatctGCAACTGGGAATGCTGCATTCCCAGTTGGAGCTGGAGAAAGTAAAATACTGTTGGATGCTGATGACAAAGAGTGTAAATCATCTTTCAAGCCAACTTTAAAGCggaagagaaaagggaagaaagttaatttaaataatacgctaaaagaaacaaaagaatcTGAGAATGACCATGAAATAGAAATTAGTAGTGATGACAGCGGAATAACTACAGGACTGCAACGAGACAGTAATGACTTTATTGCTTCTTGTGCTCTAGTGGACCAAAAATGTGCAAGAGAATCAGCAGAAGATAATGTGCAAAGAGAGAACTTCCCAAACACTGTCTCCtccagaaaaaatgcaaaaagcttTGGTTGTGAAACAAAGGGATCAAAAAATAGGGTaagaaaatcaaggaaaaggaagcacAAAGTAAATATTGATTTGTCTGAAAGCTCTTCATCAGAAAACCAGATGAATGAAATGTgtaaaaaggaaactgaagagACAAATACAGTAGCAGAGTGTGGTGATGCTATTGGTGATTCCAGTTTTGAGGTTGATATGGATGATGGGACATCCCAGGTAAATAATTGTACAATAACAGTGTCATTTGAGGACTTCTTGAGAAGTCAGGGAGAAAATAATGTTGAAGGAGACACAAAGCCAGCAATGGACACTTCTGGTACAGCAAATGAAATGGACAAAAGTGATAGTATTAGTGACCCAGAAAAGTGTGAGGAGTCTCAACAGCTGCCACTCCGAACAGTGACTGTCCTTGCACAAGTTCATTCCATTCCCCCCAAATTATCTCCATTAAATAAGGAGCAAAAAGGCTCTAGGAAAATAGCTTCCATTTTTTTGAAGCAGAAGGGACGTGtaggggaaaaagaaagcagcccACCCCTCTTGGACACTGACCAAACTGAACAGGTggctcagaaaagaaaatccaatgTCGTTATTGAGGAAGAAGAATTGGAGCTGGCTGTACTGGAGACTGCAGGATCGGATTCTCTGAAGCCAAAATGTACTCTGGAAGAAAAGCATCAGTTTATGAAGGCTTTTAGACAACCAACAGCAGATGTAACAAAAAGTGGAGTTAAAAAGgcacctggaaaacaaaagcaagctGCTGCAAagtcttcaaaagaaaaagaaggatcTGAAGATGTCATTCCTTCAAATAAAGGATTGGAAAGTGGGATACGAGAAGATTATGTGGACAAACACACACATTCTAAACCTAAAAGCAATAGAACTAAACCCAGAAGACCTAGGAAGgttcagaaaaaaggaaacagaaggaagaaagctTCAGAAACTAAGGAAACTGATGTCTCAAACACTAGCAATTATAATGGAGAAGAGGATTCAGGTGCTAATGTTATTACTGTGGAAAACATCTTAGATGTAATAATTCCATCAAGTCCAAAAGTGAGTGAGTTAAGGAGGAGTTTAAGGcagcagaaaaccaaaacatcaaCAAATGTTACACCTAAAAAGCCCAGGGCTAAAAGTGCCTGTTCTGCAGATGAATTAGGCGGCTGCCCATTAGAGACTTCCACCCCAAAAGCACGCCGGCAATCCTGCAAGAAAAGCAACATATACAGAGCTGAGGTGATTATTGTGCCCTTTGATGGAAACAGCCCAATAAG AATGAGGTTTACACGTATCAAAGCAACTACAAAATCAAATAAAGTTGAAGCAATGAGAAAGGAAGAGTCTCGCTCCAAAAACACAAAG ATAAATTCCACTTCTAAAAACATAtccaaagcaaagcagctgatTGAAAAAGCAAAGGCTATACAGCATAACAGATCAAAAGTGAATGAAGACTCAGCTCCCGTAAGGCGCTCGTCTCGGCAGCGAGCTcttgctgagaagaaaaaattagaagaaagtGAT GAATCAGTAATAATTCTAGATTCAAGTGTGAATAGTGTCACTACTACAGAGCAGAgtgtgaaggaaaagaaacttcgGAGCTTAAATGATGTTTTGGGGAAGAAGTCTGAAAACTTGAAGGTTGCGAAGCATTCCAGCG gGAAACTGAGATATCCACCTTCCTGCCTAGGCAAAAATGCTCAAAACTCTGCAGGTGAACCAGTCGTGATCTTTGATGAAAGCAG CCAAGATGCATCTGAAAATTCTCAAGATGATGATCAGTTCAGAGCAAAACGTGAATTCCTGATGAGTGGATTGCCAGAATTACTGAAAAGGCAGATtgcaaagaaagcagcagcaatggaAGCATACTCTCTTGCAAGTTCCTGTTTTAAGACTGTTGTCCATGTACAGCAGAAGGATGAGT GTTCTCCAATGTGGAAACTGCAATCACCATCATGCCCTGTATTAACTAAGCTGAGGGAACTGAGTACTGAAGTCACCAACATCACAAAAATCCCTCTCTCACTTGGTGAATTTTCCACTGTGAATTCAAAACGAACTGGAAGTTGTTCTGCACCTGTG CTTTCAGGCCACCGACCAGCTTTTCCTGATGTATTCAAGAAAGATTTGCTAGATGAGATCGTGTCTTCTAATTCTCAATTTCCAGTGAGAAAATACTACTACAGGTTcctgaaaaagcaaacagaacacTTGGCTTTGGAAAACAGTGCACAAG aaAGCAGAGATGGCCCTGCAAATCTTGATGTAATTCAGAAACAACCTGACAATTGGAaggaaatgaagaggaaaaggaaagaaacagaagaccgcaaatcaaaaagaagaaaacaacttGAAAGtacagagacagaaatgaaaTCAAGAGTTCCCCGGAATCTTATTCCTCCCgtatctggagaaaaaaaagcagagacaggacaagccacacatttggaaaaaaacaagaccCAGAAACCAGATGGTGTGACAGAAGACACTGAGTGTTTATCAGATCCAAGTGCACCTTCAG gtGTGGAAAAGGAAGACATGCTCTGGACAGAAAAATATCAGCCTCAAGATTCCAGAGAACTTGTAGGGAACAGGAAAGAGATTGAAAGGCTACACAG TTGGttaaaagaatggaaaaagagagctgatttggaagaaaaacgacatcagaaaagggaaaaggaggacaAAGAGCAAGAAG ATTCTTTAAGCAGCCTTGACTTTAAAGATAGTAAATCTGATATTGAGGAAGAGATAACCCTTTGCAATACAGTTCTGATAACTGGCCCACCAGGAGTGGGGAAGACTGCTGCAGTGTATGCTTGTGCTCAGGAGCTTGGGTTTAAG ATATTTGAAGTCAATGCCTCTTGCCAGCGTAGTGGGAGACAGATACTGTCCCAGCTGAAAGAAGCTACTCAGTCTCATCAAGTGGACAAAAAAGGTGTTAATGCACACAAGCCTTGCTTTTTTAACAGTTGTAGCACCAAGTCACCAA aaaaaatgtattctCCAAAGAAAGTTATTTCTCCAAGAAAACCGCCACTGTCACCAAAAGGAGTAGGATTACAACGAAGCTTGCCCCCTAAAACACTTGCAAACTACTTCAAAATTTCTGCCAAACATAAAGGTAATAATGAAGAAGCaacatctgaagaaaaaaatagag GAAATACTCAGAATTCACTGGAAGTAAAGAAAGATGCTCAAATTAAGTCAATAAacaaagaagaaggaggagaacaCAACAGGAAAAGTGCAACATCTCTCATTCTTTTTGAAGAG GTGGATATAATATTTGATGAAGATGCAGGATTTCTAAGTGCAATAAAGACATTCATGGCAACTGCAAAGCGACCTGTAATTCTTACCACCAATG ATCCAACATTCAGCTTAATGTTTGATGGCTATTTTGAAGAAATCAACTTTAAAACCCCTTCCTTG ATAAACTCTGTGAGCTATCTCCAAGCTCTGTGCCTGGCTGAGAACCTACGGACAGATGTGAAAGACCTGGCTGCTCTCCTAGCCACAAATAACTGCGATATCAGACAAAGTGTTCTGTACTTACAATTCTGGGTTAGAAGTGGAGGTGGATGCTTGAAAGAGAAGCGTTTGGCACCTTGTG AAGGAGAAGGGACAAGGAATGCAGATAATGTCATTGATCCTCCAAAGTGTAATGATTCCAAGGCGGATTTTTCTCAAGCTGATGACGCACATCTTCAGGAGTTTCCAAAATGTGATACAGGCTGTGTAGAGACGTTGCTTGGCCTTAAGAATATCCTGTTGCCTTCAGAAGATTTGTTTACATTTCTTAAG cACAAAATCACAACCATGGAGGAATTGAATAAATTGatgcagcttctcacagaattCCAGATGAAGCATGTGGATTTTGTATATAGTAATCTTGACCTTATTCTTCCCTTACCAGTGCAAGTTCTTTCAAACCAGTCTGAAGCCTCAAAGCCTATACTTGAAAAGACTACTATAGTTTCTCCAAAAAACAGATCTACTAAGAGTTCTTGCTGTGGGAAGAGTAGCCCTGGAAAAAGGTCTAAAAAGACAAAGACTCAGAAAAGACTTGAGATATTGGATGATAGTGACTTATTTGATACTGAACTGAACTATTCAGCTGAATTCATAACTTTGCCATCAGATAGTCCTAAATCATGTgctgaaatgaataaaaaggaaTCAAAATTGTTGGTgcataaagaacaaaaagaagttaaaaCCTCAGCAAGTGAAAAAAGGTCTGCAGTTGTTTTCCCGTGTCTGAATTCCCTGACTGAGTTAGTGGAAAACATGTCTTTCCTGGATTGCTGTGTAAACACTAACACCAGGGAACCACTGGAGTTTTCTAAAATTGAAGAATTTCATTGGACAAATGCCAGAATCAGAAATGGTCTTTGTGATGAGTTCAGTATAGAAAATACTGATTGGTGGAGTTCCCAGAGCTGTAGTGAAATAAAGGCAGCTATTGAAGCACTCAGCTTCACCAAAAGTTCTGTTAATATTTCACAAAATTTGGAATCCTTTTTGAGTACCAGTAAAACACCTGAAAGCGATCAGCTGACGGGACTTACTTTGCCTGTCTCAAACACAAGGAATGGAATAGCCTTCAGTCAGTCAGCTGATTCAAG CACTCAcaaaaaagcacagaagaggCTGGCTGTcatcaaaactgtattttccagaAGTCCTTTAAACCTGGGCAATAAGCAAGCCAGTACCCTCGAATACCTCCCCACTCTCCGCAGTATCTGTAGGTCTGAGAAGCTTAAAGAGCAAGGGAAAACTAAAAGAAG gttcTTGCATTATCTTGAAGGGATTCATCTCGACATACCCAGACAAGTGATAAATGGTCTGTCTTTGGACTTCCCTTAA
- the ADAP2 gene encoding arf-GAP with dual PH domain-containing protein 2 isoform X1, giving the protein MDRDHNKALLLELQRAAGTGNDRCADCGNPDPEWASYKLGIFICLNCSGIHRNLPEISRVKSLRLDFWESNLIEFMKNHGNLWAKAKYEAKVPPYYYIPKSCDCLVLREQWIRAKYERGEFLDTQVCQDPCSAGSREGCLWKLRKGRRQFQKRQFLLSAREGVMKYFTKESKGPKAVISVESLNAMFQVDKIGHIHGLQITYTTDGQTRNLFVYHESGKEIVDWFNAIRAARYHYLRTTFPNVPEAELIPRITRNFVREGYMKKTGPKQKEAFKVRWFCLDSQERNLIYFKNPLVRGVFFVPQPLHEAGGEEGSVLIHLFQWLCQTGVGPASRAHLPCQWMSLKLSWLGTLAHTEAVRKIQVF; this is encoded by the exons ATGGACCGCGACCACAACAAGgcgctgctgctggagctgcagagggcgGCCGGGACCGGTAACGATCGCTGCGCCGATTGCGGAAACCCAG ATCCAGAGTGGGCTTCTTACAAACTTGGAATATTCATTTGTTTGAATTGCTCTGGAATTCATCGCAATCTTCCTGAAATCAGCAGAGTCAAATCCCTTCGCCTTGACTTTTGGGAGAGCAATTTAATAGAG tttatgAAGAATCATGGGAATCTCTGGGCCAAAGCTAAATATGAGGCGAAGGTGCCTCCATACTATTACATCCCCAAGTCCTGTGACTGCTT gGTTTTAAGAGAGCAGTGGATTAGAGCTAAATATGAACGTGGGGAATTTCTTGACACCCAAGTCTGCCAAGATCCTTGTTCTGCAG GCAGCCGTGAAGGATGCCTCTGGAAACTTCGGAAAGGACGCAGACAGTTCCAGAAGAGGCAATTTCTCCTATCAGCAAGGGAAGGGGTGATGAAGTACTTCACCAAAGAA tCCAAAGGTCCAAAAGCCGTTATCAGCGTTGAATCTCTGAATGCAATGTTCCAGGTGGACAAAATAGGACACATTCATGGGCTGCAGATCACATACACCACAGATGGTCAAACAAGGAACCTTTTTGTTTATCACGAAAGTGGAAAG GAGATTGTTGACTGGTTCAATGCTATTCGGGCTGCACGTTACCATTATCTCAGAACAACCTTCCCAAATGTCCCTGAGGCCGAG CTCATACCCAGGATCACAAGAAATTTTGTCAGAGAAGGCTATATGAAGAAAACAGGACCAAAA CAGAAGGAGGCCTTTAAGGTACGCTGGTTCTGCTTGGATTCTCAAGAAAGGAACCTGATATACTTTAAAAATCCACTGGTAAGAGGAGTGTTCTTTGTTCCACAGCCCCTTCATGAAGCAGGTGGGGAGGAAGGGTCTGTTCTCATCCACCTTTTCCAGTGGCTGTGCCAAACTGGAGTGGGCCCAGCCTCAAGAGCCCATCTCCCTTGCCAGTGGATGTCTCTGAAGCTGAGCTGGTTGGGAACTCTGGCCCATACAGAGGCTGTGAGGAAGATCCAAGTCTTTTAA